In Xenorhabdus poinarii G6, the following are encoded in one genomic region:
- a CDS encoding recombinase family protein — protein MAKIGYIRVSTHDQNCDLQRNALVNANCERIFEDRISGKTANRPGLQQALEYLKTGDTLVVWKLDRLGRNVKDLVALNERLAYGGIHFQSLTDSIDTNSPMGRFFFHIMSALAEMERELIVERTNAGLAAARQQGRIGGRPVSLSEGKCRKARQLLSEGKSRREIAAVFNVSLSTVYKYFPVDGGCSEK, from the coding sequence GTGGCAAAAATCGGCTATATTCGCGTGTCAACACATGACCAAAATTGCGATTTGCAACGGAATGCATTGGTGAATGCAAATTGTGAACGGATTTTTGAGGATAGAATCAGTGGCAAAACCGCTAACCGACCGGGGTTACAGCAGGCATTGGAGTATTTGAAAACAGGCGACACATTAGTTGTCTGGAAATTAGATCGGCTAGGGCGCAACGTAAAAGATTTGGTGGCTCTGAATGAGAGGTTGGCTTATGGGGGGATTCATTTTCAGAGTTTGACGGATAGCATTGATACCAATAGCCCTATGGGTCGATTCTTTTTTCACATCATGAGTGCGTTGGCTGAAATGGAACGCGAGCTTATTGTGGAGCGCACCAATGCTGGCCTAGCCGCGGCGCGACAACAGGGGCGCATTGGCGGTCGTCCTGTATCATTGTCGGAAGGAAAGTGCCGGAAAGCACGGCAATTGCTCTCAGAGGGAAAATCGCGGCGGGAAATTGCAGCGGTTTTTAACGTGTCACTCTCGACAGTTTATAAATATTTTCCGGTGGATGGTGGATGCAGTGAAAAATGA
- a CDS encoding IS982 family transposase, with protein sequence MRNLVNLYCYVDDFCQIFMPQWQQYLIESGERQRLRQGRMSTSEIMTIIIAFHMSHQRDFKNFYLGFICLYHRKAFPTLLSYTRFLEVMPTVLIPLSSFFTHLKGKPTGIEFIDSTSIKVCHNLRIPRHKVFKETAARGKGTMGWFYGFKLHLVINHLGEIVAAKLPPANVDDRTPVRELSKGLLDKLYADKGDISKALTEDLKAEGITLMTGQRKNMKPRLLAAWDRAMLAKRFIIETINDQLKNVTQLEHSRHRSLHGFMLNLLGGLIAYCLKPKKPSLNITSAEKTGLRVMA encoded by the coding sequence ATGCGTAATTTAGTCAACTTATATTGTTATGTCGACGATTTTTGTCAGATTTTTATGCCTCAATGGCAACAGTATCTGATTGAGAGTGGTGAACGTCAACGCTTACGCCAAGGACGAATGAGTACGAGTGAAATTATGACCATTATTATTGCTTTTCATATGTCACACCAGCGTGATTTCAAGAATTTTTATCTTGGATTCATTTGCTTATATCATAGAAAAGCGTTTCCTACATTGCTCAGCTACACCCGTTTTCTTGAGGTCATGCCAACGGTACTTATCCCATTGAGTTCGTTTTTTACGCATCTTAAAGGCAAGCCGACAGGTATTGAATTTATTGATTCAACCAGTATTAAAGTGTGTCACAACCTCAGAATACCAAGACATAAAGTGTTTAAAGAGACGGCGGCGAGAGGAAAAGGAACGATGGGATGGTTCTATGGTTTTAAACTTCACCTCGTTATTAATCATCTTGGTGAAATTGTGGCGGCAAAACTCCCCCCCGCGAATGTTGATGATAGGACACCGGTTCGAGAATTATCAAAAGGACTTTTAGATAAACTTTATGCGGATAAAGGCGATATCAGCAAGGCATTAACGGAAGACTTAAAAGCAGAAGGAATAACCTTAATGACAGGGCAACGGAAAAACATGAAACCCAGGTTATTAGCGGCTTGGGATAGAGCCATGTTAGCTAAACGGTTCATCATCGAAACCATCAATGATCAGCTTAAGAACGTCACACAACTTGAGCATTCCCGCCATCGTAGTTTGCATGGCTTCATGCTGAATTTATTAGGTGGATTAATCGCTTACTGCTTAAAACCCAAAAAGCCATCACTCAATATCACAAGCGCTGAAAAAACAGGACTTCGGGTGATGGCTTAA
- a CDS encoding DUF2867 domain-containing protein: MYYSDKFGILLLDKKDNLGYYSQQKVFIKNKMTALDVYCQMTQKIPLWLRLSFAIRDKISRLAGVGKIRGFSGGSLNTELHVGSYVDFFKIVRISDDEICLLSKDIHLTVLISLNVFPDNHHKGGYIATVTASVITHNFFGKVYMIPVSLTHGSIVRGMLSKVGRVLKD, encoded by the coding sequence ATGTACTATAGTGATAAATTCGGTATTTTGCTTTTGGATAAAAAAGATAATTTAGGTTATTATAGTCAGCAGAAAGTGTTTATTAAAAACAAAATGACTGCCCTTGATGTTTATTGTCAAATGACTCAAAAAATACCATTATGGTTACGCCTGTCTTTTGCAATAAGAGATAAAATATCACGTCTTGCTGGTGTGGGAAAAATTCGTGGATTCTCAGGTGGAAGTTTAAATACAGAGCTTCACGTTGGAAGCTATGTCGATTTTTTTAAGATTGTACGTATCAGTGATGATGAAATATGTCTATTGTCTAAGGATATACATTTGACGGTGCTGATATCTCTGAATGTTTTCCCTGATAATCATCATAAAGGTGGTTATATAGCGACGGTGACCGCATCTGTGATAACGCATAATTTTTTTGGAAAAGTGTATATGATACCCGTATCTCTTACTCATGGTAGCATCGTGAGGGGGATGTTATCTAAAGTTGGCCGAGTGTTAAAAGATTAA
- a CDS encoding MepB family protein translates to MNNIKIEYVNVAWVNDALKDDIPHSFKAFVETILEPIASDSVSHVQRDIESDEYGALSFDFNGKRCLFRQAKTTPTKVGQFVTIWKRDTLTSEIAPFHINDGIDIVVIASFDHEQKGYFIFNNELLGNKGVFTKNGKQGKRAIRVYAPWVKTMVKQAINTQQWQRLHFVQLSNNSETLVNKAKLLLNKGTI, encoded by the coding sequence ATGAACAATATAAAAATTGAATATGTTAACGTTGCTTGGGTGAATGACGCTTTAAAAGACGATATTCCTCACTCTTTTAAAGCGTTTGTTGAAACAATTTTAGAACCTATAGCCAGTGATTCGGTCAGTCATGTTCAGCGAGACATAGAAAGTGATGAGTATGGGGCATTATCGTTCGATTTTAATGGTAAACGTTGTCTTTTTCGTCAAGCTAAAACAACACCAACAAAAGTCGGGCAATTTGTCACTATCTGGAAAAGAGACACTTTGACTTCAGAGATTGCACCTTTTCATATTAATGATGGAATAGATATTGTTGTGATTGCCAGTTTTGATCATGAACAAAAAGGGTATTTTATTTTCAATAATGAATTACTCGGTAATAAAGGCGTATTTACCAAAAATGGTAAACAAGGGAAAAGGGCGATCAGAGTTTATGCCCCTTGGGTAAAGACGATGGTGAAACAAGCGATAAACACACAACAGTGGCAAAGGCTTCATTTTGTTCAATTGAGCAATAATAGTGAAACTTTGGTCAATAAAGCAAAATTACTGCTTAATAAAGGCACTATATAA
- a CDS encoding AzlC family ABC transporter permease — MQKSLFRKGLLDSLPICISFFLIFASIGALYQNKGLSLIETMTGSILIFAAPLQVAVVNYLADGVFFSIIILTLIINFRFFLMSMVMSQYFQDIPKSKILLSMLAFSASTYTVTHAHLTSSSIYDGKSQFNYYLGVSIPSFIIAILATLLGYLSSDYLNYDSISLFLVMLIPIHFSSLAAKRSGKDLSVFATLIGGVCTPLINEINIQLIDIAIPIMVGVAIAFYELKFRKDA, encoded by the coding sequence ATGCAGAAATCTTTATTCAGAAAAGGACTGCTAGACTCTTTGCCTATCTGTATTTCCTTTTTTCTTATTTTTGCCTCTATCGGTGCTCTTTATCAAAACAAAGGCCTGTCATTAATAGAAACAATGACTGGATCTATACTGATTTTCGCTGCACCTTTGCAGGTCGCCGTTGTCAATTATCTTGCTGATGGTGTTTTTTTCTCAATCATAATACTCACTCTGATCATAAATTTTCGTTTCTTTCTTATGTCAATGGTAATGTCACAGTACTTTCAGGATATACCAAAGAGCAAGATATTGTTGTCGATGTTAGCATTTAGTGCCAGTACTTATACAGTCACTCATGCTCATTTAACGTCTTCAAGCATTTATGATGGAAAGTCTCAATTTAACTATTATCTCGGTGTATCTATACCAAGCTTTATTATCGCAATTTTAGCGACATTACTTGGGTATTTATCTTCTGATTACCTGAATTATGATTCTATTTCCCTTTTTTTGGTTATGTTAATTCCAATACATTTTTCATCTCTTGCCGCTAAACGCTCAGGAAAAGATTTATCTGTCTTTGCCACACTAATCGGTGGGGTATGTACTCCATTAATAAATGAAATAAATATTCAACTTATAGATATTGCGATACCTATTATGGTCGGGGTTGCGATTGCCTTTTATGAACTGAAATTTAGGAAGGATGCATAG
- a CDS encoding AzlD domain-containing protein, translating into MIMIMVLLMGIISAIFRVTPFLFGNKKRQKDGFVITSLDYAVCFILGSIIVNISLNNIKVSELITGFDVKHAISVITVMAAYFISKCTGSILKSLMISSVLFFLMSWWVNEKNIFF; encoded by the coding sequence ATGATAATGATTATGGTATTGTTGATGGGGATAATTAGCGCGATTTTTAGAGTGACGCCATTTTTGTTTGGAAATAAAAAACGTCAAAAAGACGGGTTTGTTATTACTTCTTTAGATTATGCAGTATGCTTTATACTTGGGAGTATTATTGTTAATATTTCTCTTAATAATATAAAGGTTAGTGAATTAATAACGGGTTTTGACGTTAAACATGCCATTTCCGTCATAACGGTTATGGCTGCTTACTTTATTAGTAAGTGTACCGGTTCTATATTGAAAAGTTTAATGATATCATCCGTCTTATTTTTCCTAATGTCATGGTGGGTTAACGAAAAAAATATCTTTTTTTGA
- a CDS encoding valine--tRNA ligase yields MEKTPANQTQSEPSLDKTYNPTEIEQPLYRHWEQSGYFKPNGDTHRESFCIVIPPPNVTGSLHMGHAFQQTIMDTMVRYQRMQGKNTLWQAGTDHAGIATQMVVERKIAAEEGKTRHDYGREAFIDKIWQWKAESGGNISNQIRRLGNSVDWERERFTMDEGLSKAVKEAFVRLYQEDLIYRGKRLVNWDPKLRTAISDLEVENREVKGAMWHLRYPLADGAKTAEGKDYLIVATTRPETMLGDTGVAVNPEDPRYKDLIGKEIILPLVNRRIPIVGDEHADMEKGTGCVKITPAHDFNDYEVGKRHNLPMINILTFDGDIREAAEVFDTKGEVSDVYSTDIPVEYRGMERFAARKAIVAEFEKQGLLVEIKPHDLTVPYGDRGGVVIEPMLTDQWYVRTAPLAKVAIEAVENGDIQFVPKQYENMYYSWMRDIQDWCISRQLWWGHRIPAWYDAQGNVYVGRDEEEVRRENNLGADISLTQDEDVLDTWFSSGLWTFSTLGWPEQTEALKTFHPTNVLVSGFDIIFFWIARMIMMTMHFVKDENGKPQVPFKTVYMTGLIRDDEGQKMSKSKGNVIDPLDMIDGISLENLLEKRTGNMMQPQLAEKIRKRTEKQFPEGIEAHGTDALRFTLAALASTGRDINWDMKRLQGYRNFCNKLWNASRFVLMNTEGQDCGQNGGKMSLSLADRWILAEFNQTVKACREALDTYRFDIAANILYEFTWNQFCDWYLELSKPAINKGSESEVRAARHTLIEVLEGLLRLAHPIIPFITETIWQRVKVVKGIDADTIMLQPFPECDQAKIDELALNDLEWIKEAIIAVRNIRAEMNIAPSKPLEVLLRDANDDAQRRVTENLNFIQAMGRLSAVTLLAAGEEPPVSVTKLINGAEVLIPMAGLVDKDAELARLDKEIEKLDKEINSIETKLANEGFVSRAPEAVVAKERERLASNNAAKEKLLAQKETISAL; encoded by the coding sequence ATGGAAAAGACACCCGCTAATCAAACGCAATCTGAGCCATCTCTCGATAAAACGTACAATCCGACAGAGATAGAGCAACCTCTTTATCGCCACTGGGAACAGAGTGGTTATTTCAAACCGAATGGTGATACTCACCGTGAAAGTTTTTGTATCGTCATTCCACCACCAAACGTCACTGGCAGCCTGCACATGGGGCACGCATTCCAGCAGACCATTATGGATACGATGGTGCGTTACCAGCGCATGCAGGGTAAAAACACCCTGTGGCAAGCAGGCACGGATCACGCGGGCATTGCCACCCAAATGGTTGTTGAGCGCAAAATTGCAGCAGAAGAAGGCAAAACCCGCCACGATTATGGCCGTGAAGCCTTTATCGACAAGATTTGGCAATGGAAGGCAGAATCGGGTGGCAATATCTCCAACCAGATACGCCGTCTGGGGAACTCTGTGGATTGGGAACGTGAACGCTTCACCATGGATGAAGGTCTGTCCAAAGCCGTTAAAGAAGCCTTTGTCCGCCTGTACCAAGAAGATCTGATCTACCGTGGCAAGCGTCTGGTTAACTGGGATCCAAAACTGCGCACAGCAATTTCAGATCTGGAAGTTGAAAACCGCGAAGTTAAAGGTGCGATGTGGCATCTGCGCTATCCACTGGCTGACGGCGCCAAAACTGCGGAAGGCAAAGATTACCTGATCGTTGCGACAACCCGCCCAGAAACGATGTTAGGCGATACCGGCGTTGCAGTTAACCCGGAAGATCCCCGTTACAAGGATCTGATTGGTAAAGAAATCATCCTGCCTCTGGTAAACCGTCGCATTCCTATCGTTGGCGATGAACACGCAGACATGGAAAAAGGCACTGGCTGCGTAAAAATCACCCCGGCTCACGATTTCAATGACTATGAAGTCGGTAAGCGCCACAATCTCCCCATGATCAATATCCTGACTTTTGACGGTGATATCCGTGAAGCCGCCGAAGTCTTCGATACTAAGGGTGAAGTGTCTGATGTGTATTCAACTGACATCCCAGTTGAATATCGAGGCATGGAGCGCTTCGCTGCACGTAAAGCGATTGTCGCTGAGTTCGAAAAACAAGGTCTGCTGGTTGAGATAAAACCACACGATCTGACAGTACCTTACGGTGACCGCGGTGGCGTCGTTATCGAACCAATGCTAACTGACCAATGGTACGTCCGTACCGCGCCACTGGCAAAAGTGGCGATTGAAGCGGTTGAAAACGGGGATATCCAGTTCGTTCCAAAACAGTATGAAAACATGTACTACTCTTGGATGCGTGATATTCAGGATTGGTGTATCTCCCGTCAATTGTGGTGGGGTCACCGCATTCCTGCATGGTATGACGCACAAGGCAACGTCTATGTTGGCCGCGATGAAGAAGAAGTTCGCCGTGAAAATAATCTGGGGGCAGATATCAGCCTGACCCAAGACGAAGACGTACTCGATACCTGGTTCTCCTCTGGTTTGTGGACATTCTCCACACTTGGCTGGCCTGAGCAAACGGAAGCGCTAAAAACCTTCCATCCAACCAATGTCTTGGTCAGTGGCTTCGACATTATCTTCTTCTGGATTGCCCGCATGATCATGATGACCATGCACTTCGTCAAAGACGAAAACGGTAAGCCACAAGTCCCCTTCAAGACCGTCTACATGACAGGTCTGATCCGTGATGACGAAGGCCAGAAGATGTCCAAATCCAAAGGGAACGTGATCGACCCATTGGATATGATCGACGGTATCTCGCTGGAAAACCTGCTGGAAAAACGCACCGGCAATATGATGCAGCCACAACTGGCTGAAAAGATCCGCAAGCGCACAGAGAAACAGTTCCCGGAAGGCATTGAAGCCCACGGTACTGATGCCCTGCGTTTCACATTGGCAGCACTGGCCTCTACCGGCCGCGATATCAACTGGGACATGAAGCGCCTGCAAGGTTATCGCAACTTCTGTAACAAACTGTGGAACGCCAGCCGCTTCGTTCTGATGAATACCGAAGGACAGGATTGCGGTCAGAATGGGGGTAAAATGTCCCTGTCACTGGCAGATCGTTGGATTCTGGCGGAATTCAACCAGACAGTAAAAGCCTGCCGTGAAGCACTGGATACTTACCGCTTCGACATCGCCGCAAACATCCTTTACGAATTCACCTGGAACCAATTCTGTGACTGGTATCTGGAACTCTCCAAACCCGCAATCAACAAAGGTTCAGAATCGGAAGTTCGCGCAGCTCGCCATACTTTGATTGAAGTATTGGAAGGTTTACTGCGTCTAGCACACCCAATCATTCCGTTTATTACAGAAACCATCTGGCAGCGTGTAAAAGTGGTTAAAGGTATTGATGCGGATACCATCATGCTGCAACCTTTCCCTGAATGTGATCAAGCGAAAATAGACGAACTGGCATTAAACGATCTGGAATGGATCAAAGAAGCCATCATTGCGGTACGTAACATTCGTGCAGAAATGAATATCGCGCCAAGCAAGCCACTGGAGGTTCTGCTGCGTGATGCTAATGACGATGCACAACGCCGCGTAACTGAAAACCTCAATTTCATTCAGGCAATGGGGCGTCTTTCTGCTGTTACCCTATTGGCAGCAGGAGAAGAACCTCCTGTTTCTGTCACCAAACTGATCAATGGGGCCGAAGTGCTGATCCCAATGGCCGGTTTAGTCGATAAAGATGCAGAGCTGGCGCGTCTGGATAAGGAAATCGAAAAGCTGGATAAAGAGATCAACAGCATTGAAACCAAACTGGCTAACGAAGGTTTTGTCAGCCGTGCGCCAGAGGCGGTTGTTGCGAAAGAGCGTGAACGTCTGGCGAGTAACAATGCCGCGAAAGAGAAACTACTGGCGCAGAAAGAAACTATCTCTGCCCTGTAA
- a CDS encoding DNA polymerase III subunit chi, whose product MKSATFYLLENQLLENQLSENPLLEKLSLENQPPEKSSFSDDLQPHEWLACQLAADQWRAGKRVLIACESQEQAEKLDEALWQREPSQFVPHNLAGEGPRYGAPVELCWPQKRNNAPRDVLVTLLPHFADFATAFHEVIDFVPIDENLKQLARERYKSYRSVGFILTMATPPTY is encoded by the coding sequence ATGAAAAGCGCCACTTTCTATTTATTAGAAAACCAATTATTAGAAAACCAATTATCAGAAAACCCGTTATTGGAAAAACTTTCACTGGAAAATCAGCCCCCGGAGAAATCATCATTTTCTGATGATTTACAGCCACATGAATGGCTAGCCTGTCAACTTGCTGCGGATCAGTGGCGAGCTGGGAAGCGGGTTCTGATCGCGTGTGAAAGTCAGGAGCAAGCCGAAAAACTGGATGAAGCATTATGGCAACGGGAACCGAGTCAATTTGTCCCGCATAATCTTGCCGGAGAGGGTCCCCGTTATGGCGCACCGGTAGAATTGTGCTGGCCACAAAAAAGGAACAACGCTCCCCGTGATGTGCTGGTGACACTGCTGCCTCACTTTGCAGACTTTGCCACAGCTTTCCATGAAGTGATAGACTTCGTTCCTATTGATGAAAATCTGAAACAGTTAGCGCGCGAACGATATAAATCCTATCGCAGCGTCGGCTTTATTTTGACCATGGCAACCCCGCCAACTTATTAA
- the pepA gene encoding leucyl aminopeptidase, producing MEFSVKSGSPEKQRSACIIVGVFEPRRLSPIAEQLDKISNGYISALLRRGELEGKVGQTLLLHHVPNILSERILLVGCGKERELDERQYKQIIQKTISTLNETGSMEAVCFLTELHVKGRNNYWKVRQAVETAKESLYVFDQLKSSKNELRRPLRKMVFNVPTRRELTSGERAIQHGLAIASGIKAAKDLANMPPNICNAAYLASQARQLADNAANLTTKVIGEEQMKELGMNSYLAVGQGSQNESLMAVMEYKGSKNPDTKPIVLVGKGLTFDSGGISIKPSEGMDEMKYDMCGAASVYGVMRVVAELNLPINVIGVLAGCENMPGGRAYRPGDILTTLSGQTVEVTNTDAEGRLVLCDALTYVERFDPELVIDVATLTGACVIALGGHYTGLMSNHNPLAHELLNASEQAGDRAWRLPLGDEYTEQLESNFADMVNACGRSGGAITAGAFLSRFATKYNWAHLDVAGTAWRSGKAKGATGRPVALLSQFLLNRSGLNSDD from the coding sequence ATGGAGTTTAGTGTAAAGAGCGGTAGCCCGGAGAAGCAGCGCAGTGCTTGCATTATTGTCGGCGTGTTTGAACCCCGTCGTCTTTCCCCTATCGCAGAGCAACTTGACAAAATAAGTAACGGCTATATCAGTGCATTACTGCGCCGTGGTGAACTTGAAGGCAAGGTAGGTCAAACCTTGTTGCTACATCATGTTCCTAATATCTTGTCTGAACGTATCTTGCTGGTGGGTTGTGGAAAAGAGCGCGAGCTGGATGAACGCCAATACAAACAAATCATCCAAAAGACGATCAGTACCCTCAATGAAACCGGTTCAATGGAAGCCGTTTGTTTCTTGACTGAACTGCACGTAAAAGGGCGCAATAACTACTGGAAAGTACGTCAGGCGGTCGAAACAGCCAAAGAATCACTGTATGTATTTGACCAACTCAAAAGCAGCAAAAATGAACTGCGTCGCCCACTCCGCAAAATGGTCTTTAATGTCCCTACCCGCCGTGAGTTGACCAGTGGTGAACGAGCCATTCAGCACGGCCTTGCCATCGCATCCGGCATCAAGGCAGCCAAAGATCTGGCCAATATGCCCCCCAATATCTGTAATGCTGCCTATTTGGCATCACAAGCACGCCAGCTGGCTGACAATGCTGCTAATCTGACGACCAAAGTGATTGGTGAAGAACAGATGAAAGAGTTGGGGATGAATTCGTATCTGGCGGTTGGTCAAGGTTCACAGAATGAATCCTTAATGGCGGTCATGGAATATAAAGGCAGCAAAAACCCTGATACGAAACCCATTGTATTGGTGGGCAAAGGGCTGACTTTTGATTCCGGTGGGATCTCCATCAAGCCATCCGAAGGCATGGATGAGATGAAATATGACATGTGTGGCGCAGCCTCCGTTTACGGCGTTATGCGTGTTGTCGCTGAGCTGAACTTGCCAATCAATGTCATCGGCGTTCTGGCTGGTTGTGAAAATATGCCCGGCGGACGAGCTTATCGTCCCGGGGATATACTGACTACCCTATCCGGTCAGACTGTTGAAGTGACAAACACGGATGCAGAAGGCCGTTTAGTACTGTGTGATGCGCTGACTTATGTTGAACGTTTTGATCCGGAGTTGGTCATTGATGTGGCCACCCTGACCGGGGCTTGTGTCATCGCGCTGGGCGGCCACTACACGGGGCTGATGTCCAACCACAATCCGCTGGCTCATGAGCTGCTAAATGCGTCAGAGCAGGCAGGCGATCGCGCATGGCGTCTCCCGTTGGGTGATGAATATACCGAACAGTTAGAATCCAATTTTGCGGATATGGTCAACGCGTGCGGGCGTTCTGGTGGCGCAATTACCGCAGGTGCCTTCCTGTCCCGTTTCGCCACCAAATACAATTGGGCACATCTGGACGTTGCAGGTACTGCATGGCGTTCAGGTAAAGCGAAAGGCGCAACAGGTCGTCCGGTTGCGCTCCTGTCACAATTTCTGTTAAATCGTTCAGGATTAAATTCTGATGATTAA
- the lptF gene encoding LPS export ABC transporter permease LptF codes for MIIIRYLVRETLKSQIAILFILLLIFFCQKLVDVLGAAVEGNIPANLVLSLLGLGVPDMAQLILPLSLFLGVLMTFSKLYTESEITVMHACGLGKSVLVKSALVLALITAMLAAANVIWFTPWSSKYKEQVMADVKANPSLAAIMEGQFKPSRDGNMVLYIGNVKGNTFENVFLAQLRPANDQRPSVVLADGGHMEERPDGNQVAVLHEGTRYEGTAQLRDFRITEFKNYQATIGHQSADIDSNKVEQKSIGQLWHDTDNDSRSEFHWRLTLIVSVLIMALMVVPLSAVNPRQGRILSMLPAMLLYLIFFLLQSSLRSNGGKGKLDPMFWMWLVNGAYFALAMVLNLWDTIPMRKLRSRFKRLGAS; via the coding sequence GTGATCATCATTAGATATCTAGTACGGGAAACCCTGAAAAGCCAAATTGCAATACTTTTCATCTTACTGCTGATCTTTTTTTGTCAGAAATTAGTGGATGTATTGGGTGCGGCAGTCGAGGGCAATATTCCTGCAAATTTGGTTCTATCGTTGTTAGGTTTAGGTGTGCCAGATATGGCGCAACTGATTTTACCCCTGAGTTTATTTCTTGGGGTGTTAATGACATTCAGTAAACTCTATACCGAAAGTGAAATCACCGTCATGCATGCTTGTGGGTTAGGCAAAAGTGTATTGGTGAAATCCGCTCTGGTGCTGGCTCTTATTACGGCTATGTTGGCAGCCGCCAACGTTATTTGGTTTACACCCTGGTCTTCCAAATACAAAGAGCAAGTCATGGCAGATGTAAAAGCCAATCCCAGTCTTGCGGCAATCATGGAGGGACAGTTCAAACCTTCCCGCGATGGCAACATGGTGCTTTATATTGGTAATGTGAAAGGCAATACGTTTGAAAATGTGTTCCTTGCTCAGCTCCGCCCGGCTAATGACCAACGTCCTTCTGTGGTGCTGGCGGATGGTGGTCATATGGAAGAACGCCCGGATGGTAATCAGGTAGCGGTACTCCATGAAGGGACACGTTATGAGGGGACAGCGCAGTTGCGTGACTTCCGCATTACTGAGTTCAAAAATTATCAGGCCACCATTGGGCATCAAAGCGCAGATATCGATAGTAACAAAGTTGAACAAAAATCGATTGGGCAGCTTTGGCATGATACAGACAATGATTCCCGTTCCGAATTTCACTGGCGTCTGACATTGATTGTCTCGGTATTGATTATGGCGTTGATGGTTGTTCCGCTGAGTGCGGTGAATCCACGTCAGGGGCGGATACTCAGTATGCTGCCGGCCATGTTGCTCTACCTGATTTTCTTCCTGTTACAAAGTTCCCTGCGTTCCAACGGAGGTAAAGGCAAGCTCGATCCTATGTTCTGGATGTGGCTGGTCAATGGCGCCTATTTTGCTCTGGCGATGGTGCTTAATTTGTGGGACACCATTCCCATGCGCAAACTGCGTTCACGCTTTAAACGTCTAGGAGCGTCATGA
- the lptG gene encoding LPS export ABC transporter permease LptG codes for MFGVLDRYIGRTILQTILMTLFMLVSLSGIIKFVDQLRKVGQGEYSAFSAGLYTLLSVPKDIQIFFPMAALLGALLGLGTLATRSELVVMQAAGFTRLQVAGSVMKTAIPLVLLTMVIGEWVAPQGEQVARNYRSQKMFGGSLMSTTKGLWAKDGHDFVYIKSVGKDNSLNGISIYHVDENKKLLSVRYAASAVYDKDNQQWILSQVEESDLTPNGRITGSQRLSADWKSRLTPEKLGVVSLDPEALSIRDLHQYITYLKQSQQDAGRYQLNMWKKVFAPLSVAVMMLMALSFIFGPLRSVPMGFRVVVGISMGFVFYVLNEIFGPLSLVYNMPPLLGALLPSVLFFVVSIYLLLRKKTN; via the coding sequence ATGTTTGGGGTATTAGATAGATATATTGGCCGGACAATCCTGCAAACCATTTTGATGACTTTGTTTATGCTGGTTTCTCTTTCCGGCATCATCAAATTTGTCGATCAGCTGCGTAAGGTCGGCCAAGGGGAATATAGCGCATTTTCTGCCGGCCTTTATACCCTGTTGAGCGTACCTAAAGATATTCAGATCTTCTTTCCTATGGCGGCTCTGCTTGGGGCGTTATTGGGTCTGGGGACGTTGGCAACGCGCAGTGAGCTGGTGGTGATGCAGGCTGCTGGCTTTACCCGCCTGCAAGTGGCAGGTTCTGTCATGAAAACGGCGATCCCACTGGTTTTACTGACAATGGTCATTGGCGAATGGGTGGCGCCCCAGGGGGAACAGGTTGCCCGGAATTATCGTTCACAAAAAATGTTCGGTGGTTCACTGATGTCCACAACCAAAGGGTTGTGGGCAAAAGATGGTCACGATTTTGTCTATATAAAGAGCGTGGGCAAGGATAATTCGTTGAATGGTATTAGTATTTATCATGTTGATGAAAATAAAAAACTGCTATCTGTCAGATATGCTGCTTCGGCGGTGTATGACAAGGATAATCAGCAATGGATATTATCGCAGGTTGAAGAGTCTGATTTAACACCGAATGGGCGGATCACCGGATCACAGCGTTTATCTGCCGATTGGAAAAGCCGGCTGACACCTGAAAAGCTCGGAGTGGTTTCTCTTGATCCTGAGGCGCTTTCTATTCGTGACCTGCATCAATACATCACCTATCTGAAACAGAGCCAGCAGGATGCCGGGCGTTACCAGCTCAATATGTGGAAAAAGGTTTTTGCTCCTTTATCCGTTGCGGTGATGATGCTGATGGCACTCTCCTTTATCTTCGGCCCATTGCGCAGCGTACCAATGGGATTCAGGGTTGTTGTGGGTATCAGCATGGGCTTTGTTTTCTATGTTTTAAATGAGATATTCGGGCCACTCAGTCTGGTTTATAACATGCCACCTTTATTGGGAGCCCTGTTGCCAAGCGTGTTGTTCTTTGTTGTGAGTATTTACTTACTTCTGCGCAAGAAAACAAACTGA